The proteins below are encoded in one region of Pontibacter deserti:
- a CDS encoding 1,4-dihydroxy-2-naphthoyl-CoA synthase, producing the protein MSKANWITAKEYEDITYKKLGGVARIAFNRPNVRNAFRPKTVFELFDAFLDAREDTSIGVVLLSAEGPSTKDGVYSFCSGGDQNARGFQGYVDEGGIPRLNILEVQRLIRFMPKVVIAVVPGWAVGGGHSLHVVCDLTLASKEHAIFKQTDADVTSFDGGYGSAYLAKMVGQKRAREIFFLGRNYSAQEAYDMGMVNAVIPHDELEDTAYEWAQEILAKSPTSIKMLKFAFNLTDDGMVGQQVFAGEATRLAYMTEEAKEGRNAFLEKRKPDFKNIPWIS; encoded by the coding sequence ATGAGCAAAGCAAATTGGATAACCGCTAAGGAATACGAAGATATAACCTATAAAAAGTTAGGCGGCGTAGCCCGCATAGCCTTTAACCGACCGAACGTGCGCAATGCGTTTCGCCCTAAAACGGTGTTCGAGCTTTTCGATGCGTTTCTGGATGCGCGTGAGGACACAAGTATAGGCGTGGTGTTGCTTTCTGCAGAAGGCCCGTCTACAAAAGATGGTGTTTATAGTTTCTGCAGCGGCGGCGACCAGAATGCCCGTGGTTTCCAGGGATATGTGGATGAAGGTGGTATTCCGCGCCTGAACATACTGGAAGTACAGCGCCTGATCCGTTTTATGCCGAAAGTAGTTATTGCTGTTGTTCCGGGTTGGGCAGTTGGTGGCGGCCATAGTTTGCACGTAGTCTGCGACCTCACACTTGCCAGCAAAGAGCACGCAATCTTTAAACAAACCGATGCCGACGTGACCAGTTTTGATGGTGGTTATGGTTCGGCTTACCTGGCTAAAATGGTAGGTCAGAAACGTGCTCGCGAAATCTTCTTCTTAGGCCGCAACTACTCTGCCCAGGAAGCTTACGACATGGGCATGGTAAATGCTGTTATTCCGCACGACGAACTGGAAGATACTGCCTACGAGTGGGCTCAGGAAATATTGGCTAAATCACCTACATCAATCAAAATGCTGAAGTTTGCCTTTAACCTGACCGACGATGGCATGGTAGGTCAGCAGGTTTTTGCCGGCGAAGCTACCCGCCTAGCTTACATGACCGAAGAAGCCAAAGAAGGTAGAAATGCCTTTTTGGAGAAGCGTAAGCCAGATTTTAAGAACATTCCGTGGATTTCTTAA